In the genome of Bradyrhizobium sp. CIAT3101, one region contains:
- a CDS encoding dihydrodipicolinate synthase family protein, with translation MSTSSLHPQPLHPHGVFSAALTPLDAELAPDHARFIAHCRYLLDEGCDAIAMLGTTGEANSFSVSERTALLEAVIAGGIKPNQLLPGTGVAAFTETIALTRHALSVGVDTVVMLPPFYYKNVSDDGVYAAYNEIIQRIGDKRLRIVLYHIPQMSMQPISHALIERLRTAYPSTIVGIKDSSGDFANMTAMVERFPGFSVLTGADPLLLPLLRKGGAGCITATSNLIARDLAYVFKHFRDSDDDAKLAAAQARIVKARELVSRFAQMPSLKALMAERTGHAGWQRLRPPLETLPAAQVKELLANAAAFATAA, from the coding sequence TTGTCGACATCATCGCTGCACCCCCAGCCCTTGCACCCACATGGCGTGTTCTCCGCCGCGTTGACGCCGCTCGATGCCGAGCTCGCGCCCGATCACGCGCGCTTCATCGCGCATTGCCGTTACCTGCTGGACGAAGGCTGCGATGCCATCGCGATGCTTGGCACCACGGGGGAGGCGAACTCCTTCTCGGTCTCCGAGCGCACCGCGCTGCTGGAGGCCGTGATCGCCGGCGGCATCAAGCCGAACCAGCTGCTGCCGGGAACCGGGGTTGCCGCGTTCACCGAGACCATCGCGCTGACGCGCCATGCGCTGTCGGTTGGAGTCGATACCGTGGTGATGCTGCCGCCGTTCTACTACAAGAACGTCAGCGATGACGGCGTCTATGCCGCCTACAACGAGATCATCCAGCGCATCGGCGATAAGCGCCTCAGGATCGTGCTCTATCACATCCCGCAGATGTCGATGCAGCCGATCTCGCACGCGCTGATCGAGCGGCTGCGCACGGCCTATCCGTCGACCATCGTCGGCATCAAGGATTCCTCGGGCGACTTCGCCAACATGACCGCGATGGTTGAGCGGTTCCCCGGCTTTTCGGTGCTGACCGGCGCCGACCCGTTGCTGCTGCCGCTGCTGCGCAAGGGTGGCGCAGGCTGCATTACGGCGACCTCGAACCTCATCGCGCGCGATCTCGCCTATGTCTTCAAGCATTTCCGGGACAGCGACGACGACGCCAAGCTGGCGGCTGCGCAGGCGCGCATCGTGAAGGCGCGCGAGCTGGTCTCGCGCTTCGCGCAGATGCCGTCCCTGAAGGCCCTGATGGCCGAGCGCACCGGTCACGCCGGCTGGCAGCGCCTGCGGCCGCCGCTGGAGACCTTGCCGGCAGCTCAAGTGAAAGAGCTGCTCGCGAATGCCGCGGCATTCGCGACGGCCGCCTGA